The Drosophila yakuba strain Tai18E2 chromosome X, Prin_Dyak_Tai18E2_2.1, whole genome shotgun sequence DNA segment GATTGCCCTATATCAAAACTGCATTGTCCAAATAATCTTTGGGGTTATATGGTAAAAATCAATTGATAATTCTTGTGTTTTAGTGTACGATCGCCGAAGCGTGTGAGTGCATtcttgtgtgtatgtgtgatgGCCGTGGAAATGGGGTTTGTGCTAtgctgtgctgctgctttcTCCATCCGTTCTTTTCCGCTCTTCGTGTGTTGGATTCGTATTCGGGTTTCTGTATGGGCTTGGGTGGTTCTTCTTCTTGGATGGATCGGACCGCTGGAAAAGGCATAAAAGTGAGGCTCAAGCGTCAACAGCAGCCATTGCGCGTGATGCAATTGAAGTGCTAACACCTCGCACCGCTCGAGTTTTCAACTAGAAGGTCATCGCCAGTCACCAGCGGAGGCATCAGCAGCGTAGCAACATTCtgtacttatttttttttttgttaatcgCGTGTGTGAAAAATTCGATTCCTTGCAGCTGCGAGTTTATCAAGTGAACACGATCCCAAGTGAataatcacaaaaaaatacaaaacacaaactgTGAAAGTGCAAAAACACACTGATAAACATTCGTTAGAGGATTAAGGCTACAAGCCAGAAATATCGTGCAATATATATTACTGAGGTAAGATCAGGATCTGAAGCCAGAAACCTAAAAGCAATATTAGTTCAAcaaaagtgaataaaaaaaatttaaaagttatacgaagaatatgtatatataaattgaaattaaaataaaagcaaacagagAACGGAATAGTCAAAGGTGCATTTACTTGCCGATTTAATCcggccatgtctgtctgtttgtccgtataaaatcaagaaaaaataaaaataaaagatattttattatattcttttttgttacatctataacatatataatattatatttgtcCGGCcaacgaaagacttaggcaaaaaactttaaaaagaCAAATGCGCCAGCAACGATTTCTGTTTCgttgaaaaagttttaagaaaaaattaatacatataaaaactttttcaatgGTAGTTTGAAATAgtgttaatataattaatattttgaatgtacTGCAAGTTACATTAGGTTGCCCACCTACTATATTTGGAATAGGATTTCAGTGGAACCAACAAATTTAGGTGACAGTTAACTAGTTAAGATTTACCAAATTGTCAAAAAGACATTTTGCATTATGACATTTTAAAGTGGTACTAAATTGTATAAAAGACTTAAAACTAtgcaaatatgaaattttaaagTGGCAAGTGGTGTGTAACTCCTTAAGTTAGATTTTAAGATGTTGactgtttttaattttttctgcTAAAGCCGTTAACGCATTTAACCGTTATTACCCAGCGGTATGGTCACCCCATTCATTAAGCAAGCATTTAGTGGCCCATGTTCTTGTGCGTGTGgacagaaaaaataaagcgACGGCCCCGAGAGCATGAGAAACGCATAAAAGCGCAGCCAAGAGAAAAGCAGAAGAGCGTTGTGTTTGGAAATTtgaagaaacaaataaatataccGGACACAACGTAAAAACCCAATCCTCATTTTTAGTGAGCTCTCAGATAGTGTACCtggcatttgttttaataGGTTCCTAGTAATAAAACGAACTCGGTTCGAATGAAAACTTTATTGTGTTCAGCGCCCCGGAAATAACGTATTAATCTGACATTAGAGTGCCCTCGCCTTTGTATTAATACACATTTGAACTAAAATGGCAAAGTATTGTTaagtaaaaaaacaaaatgtggcGGAGAAAATACAGAACATATAACATAAAACACAGGAGTCATTAAACGTGATTTGGGAAATGGAACCTAGAACCTGCAGGCAGAAAAAACTTCGGCACTTTAGCACAAAAAAGCGGCAATCAAAGAACCGAAATGCAGACCCCAAGGGGTAGACATTAGCATCCAACATCATTTAATGTCTTGCCGCGATGCAAATCAGCGACAGCGCCATTAAACCAGTCTTGCAATCCATCAATGGAGGCAGGAAAAAATTTCTCCTCATTAAAGACGGATTTCCACTTTAAACCCTCAACTTACTCGGCACATTTCTCCTTTCCAATGCGTGTTCAAAGTTgacccaaaaagaaaagaaaaacaagaaaaacgcCGAAGTCAAGTACCTCGACTGTGAGATACCTCAACCAATCTAACTATTTTTGCTTTCCGATATACTCCCGGTGATATTCAACATATCGACATATGTATTTAATCATCCACAATCAAAAATGTTATTGAATGCAACGGAATTAAAACCAccttaaatcatttaaaataaatgtcgAACTTCGCCCAGGCTTTGGCAACAATATTAGCTTCGTTCCttatgagtaacgggtataaaaaacaataatgtaAAACGCTAAACGCCAACTACTGTTATTAACTTAGCTCAGATAAAAGGAAATAGCTTgggtattttaaaattcaaatgaatcGAATGATTGCCCAAAGGggtcaaataaaataatatatcgTATCTTTTgttaaacacaattttcgtTCCCAACCTTGATTCTATTTAAAGAAGATTTGACACATTATTACCTACTTAACAAGTGATCCTAGACTTCCAGCACTAACATCTTAGATTTTATTAGCGCCCCACTTTGGTGGCCTTGTTTTTGGCTTGTGCCGCTTGGCTTGGCACAGATTTGCTCTCCCCCATATTTTCTTCCTATGTGGGTCGCCTTTGATTCAATTGGTGGCACTTGTTCATCCATACGCATGACACTACACAAATGGAGTTAGGAATTTGCTAGGCGAAGTTTTGAGGAGCTGTTGAAGAATGATAAAACGATACAAGCTGGAGTGAGTATTAGTGACGAAAGATGACGAAAGTGGATGCTGAAGAGATTGGCTTAAGGGTACTTAGACTGGCCAAAACCAGCGAAAGAGTTTTCTGAGTTGCTATGTTCAAGGGTATTGACGTTTATGATATTGTTCTGGTAGACATCAAATTTATATAGTGATTTACTAATTACTAAAACTGACAAGAATCACTAAATTTactaaatttcattttaatatgtTGGACCAACTGGCTTTAATGCGCACGACAAGGGCTTCTGCAGAACTGGGTCTGTGGTCATTcgcttttcatattttctcCGTTctatttagaaaataaaaggaaatctGTTCCAAATGAAATTGTGACCGTCGTTTGGTCATGGTTATTACAGCAAATATACGCGTGAtcatcatgatgatgatgacgacgatgatcTAGCACTTGTGCCGTCGTTCCAGAcgaattttgttgtttttgatgGAAACAAAACGAAAGCACTGTAATAACTGTGCTACAACAAAGGGTCTAAAGAATCTATGTTATTCCaacggtttttttttgttttggcctcAACCTAATAATTCACCTTATGATTAAAACGAAATGATTTTTAGTTGGAACACATCCAGATGTTTCTTTGCGGCACAGGAAAATAACGAAATGTGAGatttgttttggtatttttgcgtgttgtgtttgtgttttgtcgTAGATCCATATCAGGCCATaaaatcataattataataatataaaattataatttgaataatacataattattatacaaaaaaaaatatacaacataTAAAATGTGtcctttattattataaataaatgtttattataaACAGTAATTATTCAACACCTGTTGAAGATGTCGTATGTTTGGTCAGAAGTGCGCAAAGCACTAAACGAAATATGTGCTATTAGTAGACGAGTCTACATCGCAATGTCCGTCTTCTTCTACGCGATCTAATATGTTCTAAAGGGTACTATGTAATATGACCTAAAGGGTATTATTGCggcaatatatatatgtatgtacgtatatgACAATATATAGTTTTCTTGCTATTGACAAATAGGGATTGGGAAAATAAACGAAGTTAGATAGAAAGTTTTCTCTTGCATTTATAACTTTCACGAATTTATTTACCGAAAGCACGAAAAGACCACCTTATAATTACAGCCAATTAACTGCGTCCGTTTATACCCATGTAGAGGGCCAATTTATTTCTGTCAAGTTTGCTATGCAACAAAGATGGAGatgtataaattatatatattttcatatattcaGTATCAATATTCGAGCTAAtataacaattttttaattttattaaaaatattttcaatcagTCTATTAgtcttgccaatttctatAGATACATATGTCAAAAACACTTGGCATACttgtttgaaaaatgttttgattttttaattgtattatattttgcAAGTCTCTATTGATAAGCACATAAGCCTGTGAAAAAAACCGACCTAACCTgtcacacttttaaaaaatgttttttttgtactcgtttatttgccaatttctatgTAAATGGCAGacaagttttttaaatatctcTTATAtcttaataaattatttctgCAAGGTTATGTAAACTGAAGCTTTTCTAGCTTTCtttcttgttctttttttaatcGGTGTAAATAACGAAAACATGaccatttcaatttattggtATTAAATATCTCTTATAtcttaataaattatttctgCAAGGTTATGTAAACTGAAGCTTTTCTAGCTCTCTTTCCTGTTCTTTTTTTAATCGGTGTAAATAACGAAAACATGaccatttcaatttattggtGAGATCCTGAATGAAAGGTTTAATTTATcataataaaccaaaaaaatataaccgGTGAACGTGTGAAAGTGttcccattttatttttctcggCTCCAGTATCAATTTCAAGTTCCCACTTCGACGCATTCCAAATGTTTTTTGGTGTACGAACGTTCAGGGGAAAACGAGTTGGCCAAGACATGAGTTTTTCTTGGGTGCGTGAGTGCCGCTCATAAGGTTCATACACCTTGTTctctgttttttattttccggTTCTGGTGGGTTGGGCTCGGGTTCACTATACTTGGTACTTGTTTTAATGAGTTCACAACGAAAAAGAGTTAATTACGAACGTCATGCGTATGCAAATGGCTACTGAAGGAGGGTAAGGCGATGGAAAGTGTGTTTCTGGAGTGTGCGAATGATCGTTCACTTTGCAACACGAGGTTTATCTCCATCTGGATTCTACGCTCCCCCGGAATTTGAAACACGAAGAAAATCCAACCATGCAGTGCACTTTGCATTTCCATAGCAAAAGCCATTCAGTTTAATAGGAAAATTTGAGTTACTTCTTCGCTTTCTCAAGCTATTTTAATTCGCTTTTGTATCTCGAGCATTTTGTTTTCTGGGTCTTAAAATGGCGACTGGCAATATGGTAAAGTAATCATTTATTCTGTACCTTAATTGCTGGCATGGTGCACCGCTGATTTTTGCCGTGCTTAAATTACTCAGCATattgcatgcaaatattttcgtCGCTGGAAATTCACAAACCGAACGATTTTAACCCCTatgtgggtgtggcaacatgCTATATAGTTCTATGTTCGACGGGCCTGTACATTAACCTTCTATATGTATTAGTTGAAAAAGCAAAGGCcgtgtatctttgtatctctGTATCTACCTACTAGTAGTTACCGTTACGCAGATGCCGGAGAAAACATGTTTTATAGAACCAGAATTAGAGAATAGAAAATGATCACTGAGATGCGCTTAATGCTGCAACTAGAATTTTCAACTATAGTGATAGATCAATATAGTGATAGATCAACTTATTGTAAATGGCCAGTGGAAGAAATATTcgtatatattaaaaaaaaatttatatataaaggtgcacatatgtacatatcttgGAAGTgtcaataattaaataaagcgAAAGAAGAAACTAACAGTAAACGGCCGCCaagaaaaatatgcaaagcatCAGTTTAAATCGATTGAAAACTCGTTTTTCACACCATTGACTGGAAAGTGCATTTTATGTAGTTAATATAAACGAATAAGATGCGATGGAAACGTGGCATTAAGCTTAGATAGAGTGAAATGTGTGATCCGTTagatcccaatcccaaaccgATCTTAAAGTGTAGAAAATTCtgttaaatttgaatatatgtatgtatcatTACACTTGgtaaactttaaaaaaatttatactttttaacaacaataacatttgttttctttcttctCCAATAAATTTGGTGAAGCTTAGTTAAGCTTATTGCATTAAGTTGGTGCTTTCCATAAAAAAACTGTGTAAAACTGTGGATAAACACATGTTCTTAAAGAAGAGTACTATTTAACTAGACATTATCAAAACAGAAAGAATTTTTTTCTCCGCTTAACTCTGGCTCTCTTCAACTTGAATTTGTGTACTTAATGTCTTCCGTTGTTGCTACGGTTATTATTACGCACACAGACCAAATAAGGCGATAAAGGGAATCCAATCTTAGTGGATTCCTTATTGTTGCCTTGCTCTATGTTCGATTGTACTTTTCTGGTTTTCGCTTCTATTTATAGTTTAGATGCAGAAGGTAATCTCCAAGTGTCAATTAGTACCTCAGATGGAAGACCATCAATCTGTCCATTTAACGAGCAATTTATTAGCTTTTAAATTTCCTAAGATCACAGCGCTCATACAGACCAGATCGACTGGCCTAGTGGTCCTGACCAAGAAAATATACTCTATAGGctcggaaacacttccttctgtCCGTTACATAATATTCCAAGAATTTAGTATACACTTTTATTGTACGTGTAAGGAGTACAAAGACATAAGCATACGGTTTCAAGGCCCTCAGAATTGTCCATTTTAAGTTGTTCTTTTAAACGCAACAGTTTGTATATTCCCTATTGGAACATCTAGACTTTGGTAGTCTAGTTTCAACCTTTATGATCATCTTAAACTCCTTATCAGCAGCCTTTATGCCATTAGGTTGCCATTAGTGAAACTATTTGGCGATAAACACAAAACGCTTTTGCCGCCGCCTATTTTTTGACTCCCTTTGATGACTTTGAGTAATGCCTCAAACTGACAAAGGTGTTGCAGTTTCCACTGCATGCGTTCATAGGACAGACACgcaaaaagattaaaaaatcACGACCAATACATATTGGATTGTGCATACATCGTATGTACATATTCGTAACCGCTTTCTTCTacatgttacatactttttaacaattcTAGTATACTAGTATACTAATaacaaagaaaacacaaaaaaaaactggaaagGCAAGCAAAGTAACAGTAAAGGTTCAACAAAGCAGGCATTGTTCGCTACAAATTGTCACACAGCGTCACATCTTGTTCCCCTGTTCCCCTTTCTAAGATCTAACccctttttttaaaaacctcTGTAAGAGAGTTTTTCCTAATACGGAAgtcagcaaaataaaaaaacatcaaCACACTAGCGGCAATAGAAAACCTACAGCTGAGCTGAGCACGAATGTCAAGGCAGGCGTagaaagcaaagaaaaaatatttagatgGAACGTTGATAAGAGTATGTTATGAGAACTTTGTCCATATACGGTGataccaacaacaaaaactaaatagtAAAGTATAGGTTTAAGCAGGAAAAACAATGCTTTTAAGACTGCTATTTAGTAATAAAAAACAGTTTAATTCTTACTGGAGAAAGTCCAGCTTTTTGTAATAAGTATTTTTGCAACTagtaacatttttaaaatatctcACAGAAGTACTCAACAGCagaaattttttcttttaagaaaAAAAGTAGTCTATTGGTGTACCAGGAGCACCAGCGGCTGGCAGCTTTCATTTATTAACTTAGTTTTTAAAAACTGATTCAAAGTGAAGGTTCATCTAAGCTTACCAGAAAAAATTCTTTGACTGACAGACAGGCGGCTGGGGGCCAAAAGATTATCATCTAGGAGGAGGACATTCGATTAACATTAGGCCAAGGcaaaagaaactaaaaagaggaaatacaaattatatagGAAAGGTATCGAGACATGacgatttatgcaaatttagtTACTTAGTGTTCGTCAGTCAATGTTTTGGACTCTCTTCACTCTTCTTCCACTCTTCGTGATGGAGGTATGGAGTTTATTCTACTCACCTACAGCTGCAGACAGATGTGGTTTGCTTTAGACAGACGTAGCGATAGTTAAATAGGTTTGTTGTATAGAAAGTATGAaagataaatataaaaaagaaaaatacgttgaaatgtaaatgtaaagtTCAATGAGACCGGAAAATAACTTTGATCAGTTAACGTCTATGTTGAGTAAGGGTCAAGTGAAATAAAAGCGCTTAAATCTAAAACCGGCTTCAAATAAATAGACATTTTTCCAGTATGAATGGTACAGGATACAGTCATctgatttttttaaatgtcaaACATCAATTCTTAAACTTTTAACAATTTACAATAGAGAATTGatacaaaattgtttatttctttGCAATCCTTTGAATGCAGGGATAACATTTTTACTGAGAATTAGAATGTTACTAAAGATCAAAATGTTCAATAATATTTAGGTTAAGACCAGGCCATAAACGACGATAAAATTGCTAACTGGAAGTCTTACTTGTGAAAAGAAATCAATCCTGATGGATAAGAAATAATTGCGATTTATAAATATTGCTGCGGTCAGCTGTCACTATTTTCAACGATGTTAAATATCCGGTATCCAAAAGGGGGCCGAAGCTATTTTACAAATCAAATTCGGTTAAAGGACATCGTCATCGTCTGAGATGGGATTGCCATTTACGGAGCTCCCTACGTGGGTTAGCCACtccagaaacagaaaccgacATCTCAAACCCAAAATGGCCtaccatttgcatttttcatgcacgCCATTCAGCCCTCCGGTTTCTCAGTTTGATTGTCAGGCCCATTTCAGTGCAGTTgctatttatgttttatgctAAAGGAGCGACCAATACGAAGGTACCACTGACTGAATATACGGACCTCTATAGAAGGTGCACTTGGCGAAAGTTCGGCATAAACAAGACAgcaaaaactaattaataaaatatgcttaaaatttataaaatataaatactaatcatgaataacatttttttcgaGCTTCATAACAAGCCCCACGATTTTTACGTTActctttaattttaatttgtgaggaaaattatttaaaatttaatattaaggTATTCTTTCTTTTAGTGCGTATTTGCTTGGCCCGTTTCCCCCCTTCCAAGCAGCGCGGCCAAAAACATCACATTCAGATGCGGACCAAAGCCAAAGTTATGTCAGGGGAAGCTTAAAGTACTAAATAGTGTGATTGCTTTGTCCTGTCATCAAGGTCCATTCGTCTTTCATTCCCATTATGTATGTAGTATATCTACCCATTTGGGCCAGTACTCGATAAAAAGTATCGAAAACTTACATCAATGAAGTATTTTATTAAGTGATCACTCAATCCGAGTggtttcattaaaaatatttgtcaatTGATCCCTTCTATcagatttattttaaaactttgcCACACCATCTATAACGTCCACAAACACCCATAACGCTAAACActgtttggcattttgtttaagtgattaatatttatttacgttCCTAAAATTAGAAGCCTACTGAAAGTTAGCTATAATTTTATTGGAGAGTCGTCTTCCTACTGCCTGCGAGGCATTTATTACAGCATGCTTGTCCGTCTGTCTACAGAAGCTAAAATGATTAAGAAAACATATTCTAAAAACGTAGACGCAACAAAATAGgtgaattttttgttattttattgatttaaagtTCCCACTTTCACTCTtactagctaagtaacgggtatctaatagtcgagAAATTCGACTATATTGTTCTCCCTTGATTGTTATTCCGTTCTGATTACATTCGCCATTGGATTACAACAAAATAGAAAGCAATTTGAATCAAATTTCTAGAGTAATTCAAAACGACAAAAGCTCCCTTCCGTTACAGTATGTTCCATTTCCACGCTGTGCTGATCATGTTCATATGTACAATGTATGAGCGTCATAAACTACCatcagaaaaaatatattttcagatGTCTTGTCTTTTCTTTCACCGTAGTTATCTGCCCTCTTTGGAAAAGGGAAATGTTTGCTgattaaaaacaacaaacacactTCTATTGAACCTTTTAACgttttctaattttaaaacatatcTATCTTATAAATTGAaagaacaaacaaaagattaaaaataaaacataaaaggGGGAAAACAGACAACATATGGCCGCATTAAACCAAATTAAACTTCCGTTAATCAAAAAACAGCTACGGTCTCAAGTCGTCAGTCAATCTGGAACATCAGCGACCACGGACAAACGAAGAAGTTTTTCTACTGCCTCTTAAAGAAAGAGATGGAGAAAACAAGAATACAAACCGGTCAAAATTAACCTACTTAAAAGTGGAGGCCAACTTGGATGACTTGACTCGGCCGACTGTTGTTTTTTCGGGGTCTttgaattttccttttttgttctgcccaaaaaccagaaaaaaatactacaaattttaaaaaaagtaaCCTAACAACTGATGCTGTGGTACGTGCCgtgtaaaatttaaaagtgaaGAAAGGAGAAGAAAGGCGAGTTTACGCTAATTATTCCCAGAAGGCTAACAAGAAAATACGCTATAGTTTAGCTGCTGGTTGCTTCATTACTTAGCTAGTGGGTGTGtaagaaaaaaatttcaatattacatattttaaaaaaatacataaaatctATTCCTATGTCTCTACAATGTGCATGTACAATCTGAAGTTTTAATATAGTTTCCGAAATCTCAGCGCTTAaacggacatggtcagatcgactcgatAAGTAATCGTAtacaataatatataattattggGTCGGAAATGTTTCTTCTTCCTAAATCAAGTACCTTTTTACTCTAAGATTAACGGTACTTTTAATCAATCAATCGACAAATATCAATTATATGGCCATTGTGATGTACTTTAGAACATTGTTATTGGTTCCAATTTTGTTAAAAGCCAGTAAAGGAGCTTAAATGACCGCATGACcttttatgaaatatttgtggacctacaaaaatataacaaattttaaataagaaGTGTAAATGTGCTTTGCGTTTTTTGATACATTTTCTTCGGATCTCATTTCGGGCTTAACCGCAAAAcaggaaaattggaaaaagcCACTTGGAAGAAAATATTGCGATGATAATGCAACCGCAATCTTAGACAGTATAGGAAACTAGTAGAGAGGAGACTCCAGCGGTGGGTCCATTTGTGGTTATTCCCGTAGCATCGAAGGACGTGCAATATAAACAACCGCAATATCTCGGCCACATCCGAAGGCAACTGCCCAGGGAGCCAGGTTAATTGATTACTCTTGGCGTCCCCGACAATTTAAGCACTGGCCCCTCTTGGTCATCCTCTTAAATGACAAGCGTCACGAGATCACTGCATAAAACCAAATTAAGTCCATTGGTAACATTAAATTCTCAGAGGGCACGAACTTGTAAGTCATGTACACTAAGAAAACCATGGGGccattaataattatttttattttgaacggGAAATGGCAAGAAACTTGACGATGGCATAAATATTCGGTTTTACTTAATTTCGTAGCCACTTCtgttcttttctttccttttagCCTTTTCTCGACTCACTAGAAATGAGATTGCGTAGATTTGGCGGATCACTTTTAAGGCTGCAAAACTGTGGCGtctgttttttatattcaaattgaaaatgctaatTCTAAAAATTATCGACCCAAACATACGAAACGGAAGCCACAAATGGCAGCGTGAAATTAAAGGGCGTCCAACGTAAAATTAGCAGCTCGTTTGGTTTAGCGgattaatttcatttgaataaCTGAAATTATAGTCCCCACCGACTTTTATCtcaatatttgttttagcCACAGAAAATTTGAATGAACTGCTGCGGTTTGGCAACATTAAACACgcaacattaaatttgcaatattgaatttgcaacattgaatttgcaacattgaataTGCAACATTGAATGttcaacattgaatttgcaacattgaatatgcaacattgaatgtgcaacattaaatttgcaacattgaatgtgcaacaataaatttgaaacATAGGTAACATTCAAcgcaaaacattaaacatatcaaaagttattttgtatacattgtaatttacttaattGACATAGGTAATGCAATGTAAACAACATTTCGTCCACCAATACTTATAATTCCCAATCAGTTCTGACTCAATCCTCATGGGATAGGCGCTATGACAGGACATAAATCAGTTGACCGGAAGTTATGATGTGATAGGAAAAGTAGTAGTTTGTGTGTCGGTGTGTGCGATAGTGGTTCCTGAGGCCATATTGGTATCCTGTCCTCATTCTGGATGCAGTGCATCATGGACCTGACCTGGTATGTTCCACACTTAGGAGGTAGTTTATGATGTGATAGGAAAAATAGTAGTTTGTGTGTCGGTGTGTGCGATAGTGGTTCCTGAGGCCATATTGGTATCCTGTCCTCATTCTGGATGCAGTGCATCATGGACCTGACCTGGTATGTTCCACACTTAGGAGgtagtttattaaattatgttttcaTGTTCACGTGCGCTTTGATACGGGCTTACATATTTATTCTCAAAAcgtatttaattataaacgTACATATTAttgattaatataaaattgCAGTTAttcatacatataaattttttgcaaaaaatgcgacaatttggccaaaaattattttaacagagtcggtcaaaaagtgatttggttggttagtattggtaattaggagtacaaaaatataattcgTTTAACTTTCTAACCacttttagccaagttataccgaaaTTACCAATCGTAAAGATTGcaattttggcgaaaatcgattttctgtttttttgcgtaaataattatcagtattttgatcacagaattcgaaatattggtccaaatatggaatgtcataccttgttgagttcgtaattaaatttcaaatcgaactgtgttttcaaaaaaaatgaaattttttttcacatttattgcaatttttgatgatgttaccccttaaaaaaaatgcgACAGTTTGtccaaaaattattttaacagagtcggtcaaaaattgattttgttggttagaattggtaaaaaggagtacaaaaatgtaactCTTTTAACTTTCCGCCCGTTTGGTTTAGCggatttatttcatttgaataACTCAAATTATAGTCCCCACTGACTTTTATCtcaatatttgttttagcCACAGAAAATTTGAATGAACTGCTGCGGTTTGGCAACATTAAACACGCAacattaaatttcaaatattgaatgtgcagcattgaatttgcaacattgaatgtgcaacattgaatgtgcaacaataaatttgcaacattgaaacaTAGGTAACATTCAAcgcaaaacattaaacatatcaaaagttattttgtatacattgtaatttacttaattGACATAGTTAATGTAATGTAAACAACATTTCGTCCACCAATACTTATAATTCCCAATCAGTTCTGACTCAATCCTCATGGGATAGGCGGTATGACAGCACATAAATCAGTTGACCGGAAGTTATGATGTGAAAGGAAAAATAGTAGTTTGTGTGTCGGTGTGTGCGATAGTGGTTCCTGAGGCCATATTGGTATCCTGTCCTCATTCTGGATGCAGTGCATCATGGACCTGACCTGGTATGTTCCACACTTAGGAGGTAGTTTATGATGTGATAGGAAAAATAGTAGTTTGTGTGTCGGTGTGTGCGATAGTGGTTCCTGAGGCCATATTGGTATCCTGTCCTCATTCTGGATGCAGTGCATCATGGACCTGACCTGGTATG contains these protein-coding regions:
- the LOC120321082 gene encoding uncharacterized protein LOC120321082, giving the protein MMHCIQNEDRIPIWPQEPLSHTPTHKLLFFLSHHKLPPKCGTYQVRSMMHCIQNEDRIPIWPQEPLSHTPTHKLLFFLSHHKLPPKCGTYQVRSMMHCIQNEDRIPIWPQEPLSHTPTHKLLLFLSHHNFRSTDLCPVIAPIP